One Sphingomonas sp. OV641 genomic window carries:
- a CDS encoding cytochrome P450 — translation MATAALSPEPQIGLTPHVPSPTDKAAFDAAIVDPDSYAHEERYHAIFKYLREEAPVYWCEPEGYRPFWTVARHADIRRVELDNETFLNDPRLTLATVADEQRIMALTGGNKLTRNLVSMDNPDHKHFRAMTQGYFSPKYMKQLEGEIRALAKESVEHMASLGNQCDFASEVAIWFPLRVIMLTLGASREDEAFLMKITQEVFGAQDFDHMRPEEMGGLFATIAEFNAWCDRITADRKANPRDDVSTIIANATLTDGSPMGNMEAMSYYLIIAAAGHDTTSSSSSAGLLELIRNPAEMQKLRDDPSLLPNAVEEMIRWASPVKHFFRTAAKDTEVGGVRIKEGDSLVMAYPSANRDTAVFDDPFAFRIDRANVRQHLAFGYGPHLCLGQHLAKLEMRILFEELLARFDDFELAGDPSWTRASFVSGMKHLPIRYRAQ, via the coding sequence ATGGCCACCGCTGCCCTCAGCCCAGAGCCCCAGATCGGCCTGACCCCGCACGTCCCCTCACCCACCGACAAAGCGGCGTTCGACGCCGCCATCGTCGATCCGGACAGCTATGCGCACGAGGAGCGATACCATGCCATCTTCAAATATCTGCGCGAGGAAGCGCCGGTCTATTGGTGCGAGCCCGAGGGATATCGGCCGTTCTGGACGGTCGCGCGCCATGCCGACATCCGGCGCGTCGAGCTGGACAATGAGACTTTCCTCAACGATCCTCGCCTGACGCTCGCCACCGTTGCCGACGAACAGCGCATCATGGCGCTGACCGGGGGCAACAAGCTGACCCGCAACCTCGTCAGCATGGATAATCCCGACCACAAGCACTTCCGCGCCATGACGCAGGGCTATTTTTCACCCAAATATATGAAGCAGCTCGAAGGCGAGATCCGCGCGCTGGCGAAGGAGAGCGTCGAGCATATGGCGTCGCTGGGCAACCAATGCGATTTCGCCAGCGAGGTCGCGATCTGGTTTCCCCTGCGCGTCATCATGCTCACGTTGGGCGCTTCGCGTGAGGACGAGGCGTTCCTGATGAAGATCACGCAGGAGGTGTTCGGCGCGCAGGATTTCGATCACATGCGCCCGGAGGAGATGGGAGGGCTGTTCGCCACCATCGCCGAATTCAACGCATGGTGCGACCGCATCACCGCCGATCGCAAGGCGAACCCCCGCGACGACGTCTCCACCATCATCGCCAATGCGACGCTGACGGACGGCTCACCGATGGGGAACATGGAGGCGATGAGCTATTACCTCATCATCGCGGCCGCGGGGCATGACACGACTAGTTCCTCCTCCTCCGCAGGCCTGCTGGAGTTGATCCGCAATCCCGCCGAGATGCAGAAACTGCGCGACGATCCCTCGCTGCTGCCCAATGCGGTGGAGGAGATGATCCGCTGGGCCAGCCCGGTGAAGCATTTCTTCCGCACCGCCGCCAAGGATACGGAGGTCGGCGGCGTTCGGATCAAGGAAGGCGACAGCCTCGTCATGGCTTATCCTTCCGCCAACCGCGACACGGCCGTCTTCGACGATCCCTTCGCCTTCCGGATTGACCGCGCCAACGTGCGCCAGCATCTGGCCTTCGGCTACGGCCCTCACCTGTGCCTGGGCCAGCACCTCGCCAAATTGGAGATGCGTATCCTGTTCGAAGAACTGCTCGCCCGCTTCGACGATTTCGAACTCGCCGGCGACCCGTCATGGACACGCGCCAGCTTCGTCAGCGGCATGAAGCACCTGCCAATCCGGTATCGCGCCCAGTGA
- a CDS encoding acyl-CoA thioesterase domain-containing protein codes for MSRHDPEQLYPGFPGSEPSEHIRTIPACAALGMRQRATIGDPVLTSVDAALPAVCDTDGRVSRGAALVLADQATAGGVFTTLARPTPMMTLDLRVDWFGPLPAAPLSCTIDEVTREGDLALSRGRLIAEGKPVGAAVARYLIGSMPGGTPGRMDDRHDVLPPSPAASFADYLGASASLDGLTMEPQAEHVGAPLPAYHGGVIAGLLEQAGVAAIDPAFRPLDFEVRFLAPALATLPLIARVVPRRTGRRAITLDIDAHQGKPDRPVAIARMLAITDAVGEVQAYDLPRA; via the coding sequence GTGAGCCGACACGATCCGGAACAACTGTACCCGGGTTTTCCGGGCAGCGAGCCCAGCGAACACATCCGCACCATTCCCGCCTGTGCCGCGCTCGGCATGCGGCAGCGTGCCACCATCGGTGATCCGGTGTTGACCTCGGTGGATGCGGCACTGCCGGCGGTTTGCGATACGGATGGGCGCGTCTCTCGCGGCGCTGCGCTGGTACTCGCCGACCAAGCGACGGCTGGCGGCGTCTTCACCACGCTGGCCCGGCCGACGCCGATGATGACGCTAGACCTGCGGGTCGATTGGTTTGGCCCGCTGCCCGCCGCGCCGCTCAGCTGCACGATCGACGAGGTGACGCGTGAGGGCGACCTTGCGCTGTCCCGCGGGCGGTTGATCGCTGAAGGCAAGCCGGTCGGCGCTGCCGTGGCGCGGTATCTGATCGGTTCCATGCCCGGCGGTACGCCCGGCCGCATGGATGATCGGCATGACGTGCTGCCCCCGTCTCCTGCGGCCAGCTTCGCCGATTATCTCGGCGCGAGCGCTTCGCTCGACGGGCTGACGATGGAACCGCAGGCCGAGCATGTCGGCGCACCGCTTCCCGCCTATCATGGCGGCGTGATCGCCGGGCTGCTCGAACAGGCCGGCGTCGCGGCCATCGATCCGGCCTTCCGCCCGCTCGATTTCGAAGTGCGCTTTCTGGCACCCGCGCTCGCCACGCTGCCCTTGATCGCGCGGGTTGTGCCCCGGCGCACCGGCCGGCGCGCGATCACGCTCGACATTGATGCGCATCAGGGCAAGCCGGATCGCCCGGTGGCGATCGCCCGGATGCTGGCGATCACCGATGCGGTCGGGGAAGTTCAGGCGTACGACTTGCCACGCGCCTGA
- a CDS encoding fumarylacetoacetate hydrolase family protein produces the protein MKLASLKHGRDGKLVVVSNDLAWCADAGHIAPTLQVALDDWERLSPDLENLATDLEHEVIPRLRFHEHDAASPLPRAYQWADGSAYVNHVALVRQARGAEMPDSFWHDPLMYQGGSDGFLGPRDPIPLADESWGCDLEAEVVVVTGDVPMGASREEALAAIRLVGLTNDVSLRNLIPGELAKGFGFFQSKPASAFSPVFVTPTALGDWWQDGKLHRKLMVDLNGQPFGRAEAGEDMTFDFGTLVAHAAKTRALGAGTIVGSGTVSNRDADGGPGKPIADGGVGYSCIAEVRTIETIAGGKPVTPFLKAGDTVRIWAEDDRHHPIFGVIEQVVGG, from the coding sequence ATGAAACTAGCGAGTCTGAAGCATGGCCGTGACGGCAAGCTCGTCGTGGTGTCGAACGATCTCGCCTGGTGCGCCGACGCCGGCCATATCGCGCCCACCCTGCAGGTCGCACTGGACGACTGGGAGCGATTGTCGCCCGACTTGGAGAATCTGGCCACCGATCTTGAGCATGAAGTGATCCCGCGGCTTCGCTTCCACGAGCATGACGCCGCCTCACCCTTGCCGCGCGCCTATCAATGGGCCGACGGTTCCGCTTATGTGAACCATGTTGCGCTGGTGCGGCAGGCGCGTGGGGCGGAGATGCCGGACAGCTTCTGGCACGATCCGCTGATGTACCAGGGCGGATCGGACGGGTTCCTGGGGCCTCGCGATCCGATCCCGCTGGCCGATGAAAGCTGGGGCTGCGATCTGGAGGCCGAAGTCGTGGTCGTGACCGGCGACGTGCCGATGGGCGCCAGCCGGGAGGAAGCGCTGGCCGCCATTCGACTGGTCGGTCTCACCAACGACGTGTCGCTGCGCAATCTCATTCCGGGCGAACTCGCCAAGGGCTTTGGCTTCTTCCAGTCGAAGCCCGCATCTGCCTTCTCACCGGTGTTCGTGACGCCGACGGCGCTGGGTGACTGGTGGCAGGACGGCAAGTTGCACCGCAAGCTGATGGTCGACCTGAACGGACAGCCGTTCGGGAGGGCAGAAGCGGGCGAAGACATGACCTTCGACTTCGGCACGCTCGTCGCTCATGCCGCCAAGACCCGCGCATTGGGCGCCGGGACGATCGTCGGATCGGGAACGGTGTCGAATCGCGATGCGGATGGTGGCCCGGGCAAGCCGATCGCGGACGGCGGCGTGGGCTATTCTTGCATTGCCGAAGTGCGCACGATCGAGACGATCGCCGGTGGCAAGCCGGTGACGCCGTTCCTCAAGGCTGGCGACACCGTGCGGATCTGGGCCGAGGACGACCGGCATCACCCGATCTTCGGGGTGATCGAACAGGTGGTGGGCGGCTGA
- a CDS encoding acyl-CoA dehydrogenase family protein yields the protein MSLDQIAGRFAYNEDHEAFRQTVRSFLAKEGVPNSDQWEKERLVPKSFWQKAGEVGMLCPTVPEAYGGLGLDFGYNAIVDEEMAYSGVPAGFSLQSDIVAGYMETYGSEEQKKEWLPKMVSGDVITAIAMTEPGTGSDLQSIRTTARKDGNHYVINGSKTYITNGQNTDLTLVVAKTDPDAQPAYKGMSIILVESDREGFSKGRKLDKIGQDAADTSELFFEDVRVPITNCLGEEGMGFIYLMSQLPQERLSIAVSTMASSQKAFDDTVAFVKERKAFKGVVFDFQNTKFVLADLKAKLQVGWAHLDWAIARHLKGELTNEEGAAAKLWHTDLQWEVMDKCLQLHGGAGYMNEYPIARMWRGARVSRIYGGTNEIMKEVISRKL from the coding sequence ATGTCGCTCGACCAGATCGCGGGCCGTTTCGCCTACAACGAGGATCATGAGGCGTTCCGCCAGACGGTGCGCAGCTTCCTGGCAAAGGAAGGCGTGCCCAATTCCGATCAGTGGGAAAAGGAGCGCCTGGTCCCCAAGAGCTTCTGGCAGAAGGCGGGCGAGGTCGGCATGCTCTGCCCGACCGTGCCTGAGGCTTATGGCGGCCTGGGCCTGGATTTCGGCTATAACGCCATCGTCGACGAGGAAATGGCCTATTCGGGCGTGCCCGCCGGCTTCTCGCTCCAGTCGGACATCGTCGCCGGCTATATGGAGACCTACGGCTCCGAGGAGCAGAAGAAGGAATGGTTGCCCAAGATGGTGTCGGGTGACGTAATCACCGCCATCGCCATGACCGAGCCGGGCACCGGCAGCGACCTTCAGTCGATCCGCACCACCGCGCGTAAGGACGGCAACCATTACGTGATCAACGGGTCCAAGACCTACATCACCAACGGCCAGAATACCGATCTGACGCTGGTGGTCGCGAAGACCGATCCCGATGCGCAGCCGGCTTACAAGGGCATGTCGATCATCCTGGTCGAAAGCGACCGCGAGGGCTTCAGCAAGGGCCGCAAGCTCGACAAGATCGGCCAGGATGCGGCCGATACGTCCGAGTTGTTCTTCGAGGACGTGCGCGTTCCGATCACCAACTGCCTCGGCGAAGAGGGCATGGGCTTCATCTATCTGATGAGCCAGCTGCCGCAGGAGCGCCTGTCCATCGCGGTGAGCACCATGGCCTCCTCGCAGAAGGCCTTCGACGACACCGTCGCGTTCGTGAAGGAGCGCAAGGCGTTCAAGGGCGTGGTGTTCGATTTCCAGAACACCAAGTTCGTACTCGCCGACCTGAAGGCGAAGCTCCAGGTCGGCTGGGCGCACCTCGACTGGGCGATCGCACGTCATCTGAAGGGCGAACTGACCAACGAGGAAGGCGCCGCAGCCAAGCTGTGGCACACGGATCTTCAGTGGGAGGTCATGGACAAGTGCCTCCAGCTGCACGGCGGTGCCGGCTATATGAACGAATATCCGATCGCCCGCATGTGGCGCGGCGCGCGCGTCAGCCGGATTTATGGCGGCACAAACGAGATTATGAAGGAAGTGATCAGCCGCAAGCTTTAA
- a CDS encoding methyl-accepting chemotaxis protein — protein sequence MSRGAVVWAPSESVPDPINEAWIKDRSSVAAGARMLEAVQLFRAAPDLRMIAVVDVLQRPVGALFERDVRRLLFSPFGYALLSNRSLAIGLGDHVLPCPVVPLDAGAGAMLATWQEQPGAEGLIITDKGRYLGTIDQPTLLRVAAERDAANSRRAGARGAAIQQASQVFEAEARALATELSHASHTVADTALRMAERAQQIGDGTAAVAAATGQASTNLAEVAERAQTFAGALAQVACDTREARVATEAATERARAGARQIDGLVTAADSIGAVTALIDEIARRTTMLALNATIEAARGGEAARGFAVVANEVKSLAAQTRSAAAEITREIHGVRDATDSVRASQSALSGAIDTLDGLSATMAEAIGEQTRAGQEISAHVTEASAATDHIRSTVNNILQGARSAGQDATVMSDLAVSLSTRADEMERHMLRFLDTLAAV from the coding sequence ATGAGCCGGGGGGCGGTGGTCTGGGCACCAAGTGAATCGGTGCCGGATCCGATCAACGAAGCATGGATCAAGGACCGTTCGTCGGTCGCGGCCGGCGCCCGGATGCTGGAGGCGGTGCAATTATTCCGCGCCGCGCCTGACCTGCGCATGATCGCGGTGGTTGACGTACTGCAGCGCCCCGTCGGCGCGCTGTTCGAGCGCGACGTCCGGCGCCTGTTGTTCAGCCCCTTCGGCTATGCCCTGCTGTCGAACCGCAGCCTGGCGATCGGTCTGGGCGATCATGTGTTGCCGTGCCCGGTCGTGCCGCTTGATGCCGGTGCCGGCGCAATGCTGGCTACCTGGCAGGAACAGCCGGGCGCCGAGGGGCTGATCATCACCGACAAGGGCCGTTACCTCGGCACCATCGACCAACCCACGCTGCTGCGCGTCGCGGCCGAGCGCGACGCCGCCAATAGCCGCCGCGCCGGCGCACGCGGAGCCGCCATCCAGCAGGCGAGCCAGGTCTTTGAGGCGGAGGCACGCGCCCTCGCCACCGAATTGTCGCACGCGTCCCACACTGTCGCCGACACTGCGCTGCGCATGGCGGAGCGGGCGCAACAGATCGGTGATGGCACGGCCGCCGTCGCCGCAGCGACGGGGCAAGCTTCCACCAACCTCGCCGAAGTGGCGGAGCGCGCCCAGACGTTCGCGGGCGCCTTGGCTCAGGTGGCGTGCGACACGCGAGAGGCGAGAGTCGCGACGGAGGCGGCCACTGAGCGCGCCCGCGCCGGCGCGCGGCAGATCGACGGGCTGGTCACAGCGGCGGATTCGATCGGCGCAGTAACGGCATTGATCGACGAGATTGCCCGGCGCACGACGATGCTCGCGCTCAACGCCACGATCGAGGCAGCGCGCGGCGGCGAAGCGGCACGGGGCTTCGCGGTCGTCGCCAACGAGGTGAAGTCGCTCGCAGCGCAGACCCGCAGCGCCGCGGCGGAGATCACGCGCGAGATTCACGGCGTTCGCGACGCGACCGATAGCGTGCGCGCCTCGCAGAGCGCATTGTCAGGCGCCATCGACACGCTTGACGGGCTTTCCGCGACCATGGCTGAGGCGATTGGCGAACAGACCCGCGCCGGGCAGGAAATCAGCGCCCATGTCACCGAAGCGAGCGCCGCGACCGATCACATCCGGTCGACGGTGAACAACATCCTGCAGGGCGCCCGCTCGGCCGGGCAGGACGCGACGGTGATGAGCGATCTTGCGGTGTCGCTCTCCACCCGCGCCGATGAGATGGAGCGCCACATGCTGCGCTTTTTGGATACGCTGGCGGCGGTTTGA